In Miscanthus floridulus cultivar M001 chromosome 8, ASM1932011v1, whole genome shotgun sequence, the sequence TATGTTGGGGAGGTTGTGTCACTGTTTGAAACAACAAAGATTCTGAAAGTGGAGAGTTGTTCTTTTTATGACTTGGCATGGAATTAAAGAAAAGAGATGAGAACAGTACCCACCTATGGTTTTAGATAGAGTGACGTGGTACAATGCACCCGGAAAAGTCTAGGGAGGGCCCAAAAGGTAAaaggtactccctccatttcaaattaaagttgttttggcttttctaagtcCATAACTTTTGCTACGGATCTAGATATATGCTGTCTAAGATACATATAAAATATTATGTACCTATAAACAGTGGTGGATCTAGGACAAAATCCTAGGGGGGCTGAACAAGCTGTTGTGCTGGGCGCTGGCCACTGGCTACTACCGTGCTGCGCTGCTGCTTGCTGGTGCGGGCGTTGTGCTACGTTGCTGCTCCATGGGCGTGGCCGCGGTAGGGGGGACTCGAGCCCCCCCAGCCCCGGTGGCAGATCCGCCACTACCTATAAAAGCGAAAACGACTTATAAATTGGAATGAAGATAGCAATAAAGTCATCGGAAGTTCAGGAATGTTGCTGAGGATACCCTAGTTCAGATATACAAGTATACAACTAGCAGTTCATTGACCTACCTATACTAATTTCAATAATGAACAAGGTAAACCAACCAAATTCCATTCATAAAACATAGATGGGTAAGTAGAAACATATATGCAATTGAAGAGATCACACAAATCCAGCAGTACAGATGGTTGTCACAACACTACCATGCTCACACATTCTGTTCAGCCCTAAACAGAAAAGAACACCCCTCCCATACATATACTCACGTATTCTTGGCAGTCCAATCTTGTCCAGCGATCCATCATTGTGACTGACTCTTCCCAAGAAGTTTCTCCAGCTGTccatttgaaagtgcatttactGTATCTGCAATTATATAGCAAAATGTTGACTGTTGGTATCAACCAAGGTAGAAGTATGCTAATATGCTTAAATAGTTACATGGAAACAACAGTGCAACTGACAGGTTTAAGAGCGCTCAAGGTTTAAACACTAACCGTCCGCGCCACCAACATGCTGGCCATTGACAAACACCTGTGGCACAGTACGCCGCCCAACTAGGTCCAGGAGAACACTTTGAATGTCACGCCCATCCTCTGTATGGCATGTGTATATTATTAGGCTTCGTAATTCTTGCAGACAAACCCCCCAAAACATGTGATTGCATCGAAGTTGCATACGAATCAAGGTTCAAGGATGATTACCTCGGGTATCTAGTTCAACAACATACGGATCTTCCTTGAGATCTCGAAATATGCGCTTAGCACGCATGGAGTGGCTATGAGAAAGAGAGCAAAGGAGCATTTAGTAACAAAAGTCACCACTACAAGTACTTCATACTGGGAAAATAACCAGACCATGAAAAGAagtgttttgttttcttttcaaattgTTATTTAGGTACCAGTCCAGGACTTCACTTCACCTGGCA encodes:
- the LOC136477864 gene encoding monothiol glutaredoxin-S6-like, translated to MALVRLAFLVFFLLAAAEFAAATRSPSAFVQNAIYSNRITIFSKTYCPHSMRAKRIFRDLKEDPYVVELDTREDGRDIQSVLLDLVGRRTVPQVFVNGQHVGGADDTVNALSNGQLEKLLGKSQSQ